In the genome of Cryptomeria japonica chromosome 8, Sugi_1.0, whole genome shotgun sequence, one region contains:
- the LOC131857893 gene encoding mavicyanin-like: protein MVCDPVNAANVFTVGDEKGWTIGFDYRTWVQAKEFHVGDRLVFNYPKGVHNVLAVNGSSFANCVKEATGGKFESGKDDLQIMKSGNIWVISGVGQDCENDLKLKITAIEAQFPSASPAPGPAPAPESSDWIGDSDEHSPTPAPSSRYRSKPW, encoded by the exons ATGGTATGTGACCCCGTCAATGCTGCCAACGTTTTTACAGTGGGTGATGAGAAGGGATGGACAATTGGCTTTGACTACCGGACGTGGGTACAAGCCAAAGAATTCCATGTTGGGGACAGACTGG TGTTCAACTACCCGAAGGGAGTTCACAACGTGCTAGCGGTAAATGGGTCGTCATTTGCAAACTGTGTTAAAGAAGCCACCGGTGGTAAGTTTGAGAGCGGGAAGGACGATCTACAAATAATGAAAAGCGGGAATATATGGGTCATCTCTGGTGTGGGGCAGGATTGCGAAAACGATCTGAAGCTCAAAATCACAGCAATTGAGGCTCAGTTTCCTTCTGCTTCACCCGCACCTGGACCTGCACCTGCACCAGAATCATCAGACTGGATTGGAGATTCAGACGAACATTCGCCTACTCCGGCTCCATCTTCCAGATATCGATCAAAGCCTTGGTAG